CCTGTTCATTACACAGCAGCAGGGAAGTTAGCAAATCTGCTTCACTATGGAAGTGACTTTTCAAAGAGAAAGCAGACCCCCCACTaagttagtttttttccccgctcACGAGCAAAATCACTGAGTTTGAGGAAAGAAAACTTAATAACCAAATAGAGGCCAAACCTTTATAGAGGTACTGATTTTTCCCCCCTATAGTGCTGTATTGTTTGAAAGTTGAACGTGTTTTTGGAGGTTTTAAAAAAGCTACCAAATACACATGATGAACCAGATTCAAATTCAACTTTGAAGTTGCTGTGGAACAATGAATACAACCTGGAGAGTTTCAAGGGTCTGACCGACATGGACTTTTTGAGGCCAGTGCTGATTCCCATTTTTGTCAGAATAAAATTCTGATAACCGATTAAATAGATTATATAGATttacaaaatacacacacacacacacacacacacacacacacacacacacacacacaaaatcattttggggtcacttaataaaacaatattaataaaaatattaattacaaGCATACGATTTGACTGTTTCCAATTTGTAGTTTAACTtcaaaacagagaaaacaaatctgcaaaaaaCAGACAATATTTGAGGGGGGATTTGATTGTCATATTTGTCTTaatgtgtaaaataaatgataaaatcaaaacaaaaatctctCAATGCTTGCCGATATGAAAAGAGCTCATATCTACCGATTCAACCCAGCCAGTCAGTTGGTCAGGCCCAACGACGTTCATTTAAATTTcacctcttaaaaaaaacatttatttgatattttccatgctaatatttttgtaaatacaatattttattgaaatatCTACTCAGAAGGCATTAATTATATTACCATGTGCACAAAGCACCCGAGAGTACAGTATATTTGGAACAATCAATACTGGGCCAATTCATATAAAGTATCATTCTGTCAATAATAGTTGTTggcaaatgtcaagtcaagtcaagtcaacagtatttatagagcactttcaaacagccatcgctgcatacaaagtgctgtacatggagcaatttaacatgcacaataaacagtaagacaaatcggtaataaaggcggtagaaagaaccaagcagtaaaatcatgctgagtcgaacgccaaagaatacaagtgggttttgaggagggctttaaagatgggcagcgaggatgcttgccgaatgttcagtgggaggtcattccagagagaggggccagcaacagaaaaggctccatcccctctgagcctcagtttagttcttggtacttctaacaaagactggtccacagacttgaggcgccgggcaggtgtgtaggggcggatgagctcagaaaggtaaagtggcgcgagattatttagagatttgaaaacaaagaggaggatcttgaaaataactctaaaatgaatggggagccaatgaataTGAATGAAAGCTCCTTGGTGGAGATAGATGTACGGCATGCGTGACATTGTCcaacatctttttttgggggggttgggtgggtGGCGGGGCAAGATGAATAACTGTAATGAATACATTACTTGTTGGACCATGAGCTGATGCCGATTTTCGTGCAATTTTTTGGAAAATATCAGCAGACGCAATGAGCAATCATGACAATTTTACCATATTGCCGTGCATCCACACACAGCTGGTTGATGCTCGCCGGGGTCTCGGTCAGGATGTCGATGGTGCGACAGGTGGCCCCCATGTTGTAGAAGAAATAGACGGGCAGAGTGGACAAGGCGAACACCAAGAGCCACAGCAGAGACAGCACGTAAGTCATCACTATAAACTACGGGAGAAAGCAAGATGAACGTCATTTGCCTGTGAGCAATTCCAATTGTGTTTCGATGTACCTCATTTAGTGACCACATGAACCTTTTTTCCGATTATTGCCGAGTATGTCTTTATGCCTTCCTAACCCTCCTTGGACACAATCACTCACACATGCTTTGCACCCTCCCCAGTGGGCTTTTAACAGTATGCTGGATTTTCAGCTTGGGCACCCAGCGGGACTGATGTGTATTAAGCCCCATCCAATCTTCCCGATCCCCATTACTCGTAACCGCTGCGGGCCCTCGCACCGTGGAACTGAGGCAGCGGCCGCACATCGTGCTTCGGAACTCCCCGAAGGTTTGGTTGGCGACGCTGGTGGTGTAGAAGCCTTCCGCCAGCAGCATGATGCAGTAGAGGAAGAAAAATGAGGCCAAACCGTAGATGACGTACTGGAAATACTGaatgctgagagagagagaaaatggtgAAAATGCAGATTTTCATAATACAGACATTTAATTTGAGATAGGGcggaattattttgaaaaataattttccatCTAGATTTCgattgaaatttatttttttccatggtcctctttgaatgtatttttaacaaaacacaaGCGATAAATTAATGTctaacaataaacaatatcagTTTTATGGGCCATAAATGTTTTTATCGGTTAGGCCTATGCCTTGAGAGTAAAGCCAAATGGACTCTGAATTAATATGAAAGACGCTCCATCTATCTAACTTATTTGAAATTTGGTTACTAAAATGTATTATCAGAACATAGGCTTAAGCACTTTAACACGATCATAAATAGGTACAGGTATGttgataccatttttttttcagatcaatACCAGGACAAGTATTTCCCAATACCAAGTACGAATGCAGTACAGTATTATTTTTGATAAATAAAAGAGATGAAAGAAATTTCTtgctgatgaagatgatggtctGCCGATGTTTCAAACTACTGCAGTATAGCGCCAACTAGTtagtgtcacttttttttggggtgtgttaCTGGTATCCGCAGCATCCACAACTACCCAATACCTTACAACAAGGCCTGATATGATACCTGCTATCAGTACTCGCCCATTCGtatgaatgaatttaatgaatttgaatgtgagtcaaaaagcctttttttttctttaaatgtaaTACGCACATGTAAGCAAGGGTGATGTAATCCTGCATGTTACGGGCGAAGTAGGTCTCGATGAGCCTTTCGGTCTCTGTGAGCGCCTGGTGTCCGCATCCACAGAAGAGGGCGATGCCAGAGAAGCAGAGCAGCGTGGCGACCAGAGAGCAGTACGGGATCCCGCCCAGGCAACGCATACAGCACTCAAAGCAACCTGCAAGTGAAGCCAAATCGGGACATGTGACTGACAGCTGATTGGGAGTATGTTCTGATCTCTTTgtccttttgagggaattcagGCACACGGCCATTATAATAATCAAGTCTActggaaataaaaacatggaaATGTTTCTCCTGGTCTGCTTGGGGTGTGCAAGCATTCAGTCTGGATATGTTATTCAGCTGGTAAAAGGCTGCGTCAGTGATTGAATTGGTATCATTTCTGAAAGTGCATTAGGAGTCCATCAGTACCCCgacttggtctttggtttcttAATAGAGTGACTCCAGGTGTTTTCTAACAGcaatcttctttcttttttgccgAAACACTTTCACCTTAATTTCTCCACTGGAGTCCCTTGGCGCCCTCCAGTTGAGGTGTGCCTGACAATTTGAGGACCACTGTAATCTGTATTAGAATCCATTGTAAATGTGTATTCATTAGGGATACAATGAGAACTTATGGTCACGTATCACGATCTGATACTTATCTAaaatgaaatatacagtatatgttcaaTATTTCAATAGAACAGTTTTCACACTGTGGTGATCGTCTTTGCTTTAAATTACTGTTACAATaaaatcgtttttttgggggggctgagcAAATTTAATATATTCTAGTCTGTGATATTCTTTCAACATTTATCATAtcgacaatgaaaacaaaaatattattttgagttaaaatgttatttaaattAGGGCTGaataatcaaattcaaatcgaaatcacatatatatgtatatatatatatacatgcataAAATGCTTgtgcttattaaaaaaaactaatgggGAGAGGACctaagaaaataattgaatattGCAATTGTGATTATCGATAAATATTGTATTCATTTACTCTAAGTATGGGTCCCTCTCACGAGCCATCTGCTGCCATACAAACTTGCCCTCACTTTGGAAAGCTACACATTCCGATGTGTATGCATGTCATGTGTTGCATAAATGGAGGCAGTGGTCAAGCGCATGTCTCTGATGTGAACCCAGCTCACACCCTGACTCCATTCATGAGGCTGCATGGTGACTGTGAGAAAAAGGGGGAGGTTGACCAAGAGACATGCCGCTTTTGTGACTGCAAAGACAACAGTCTTTGTCCCACGCCGTGGCGGGGGCACAAGAGCTACCAGTGTCCCCCACACAAAGGCCAGAGGCACCTCGATGCTTGGGACTCGTACGCACACTTTCATTGACTTCCTTCAGAGGAGAAAGTGCGATGGTGGCGAGCAGTCATGTGACCGCAAAACGATGGAAAAGCCAACAATACAACAGTGTGAACGCATGCCAGAGCAAAACTGCATGCGAATATATACACAGGATGACTGTGGTCGGTAGCATTGCAGTGTGCCAAGCATGTAAAGCACAAAACACAAGGACATTACTGTTCTGTCCAAGTGTATATCTGTGCATGTGCGCTTTgctcaaaagtggcccactttTTCCAAATTACACCCTATAGGGAAGACGTACACACTTGAATTTTTTCCAtattaggccagcagagaagcaGGGAGAAAAATCACACCCAACCATCTATTAAATGTCTCTGTTACATGGCAACGAGCCAATCTCAATTGCTGTTGGTGGAGAGCCTGAACAACTTGCAAAGCAAATCACAGCCGGGCAATGAAAGAGACAGACAGCGTTCACAGTTATTTCACACCTTTTACGAGCAAAAACACCTCACTTGTCCCCCACCTGCACCCATTGGGAGGCAGGTGAGAGCATCAAACCACCACAAGCAcgagcacacgcgcacacacacgcacacacacacacacaccctcagcATTCGGCAAACTTACACAATCAAACATGAGGTGGCCTTCAATAATTGAGATTTTTCGATGGTTACAATTCCAACTCACACCCAAGAGATTCAtctccaaattttaaaagatgtttttcattttttaaattttatttcagttGGTACTATCAATAGATAGTCTTGTAAAGGCAAATATTTAGGGTTCTGTTTTTGGATTCGTTCATGCAAGCGTAGCGAATGTTGTGACCCGTCAAAATGGGTCCACAGTCAAAAACCTATTTAAGAATCGACAGGCAGCGTGTGGCAATTAAATAATTAGTGACGTCATTGGACGACGACGCCGCAGTCCTAGCTCCCCAGTTCCAGACAGTTATATTTAAATGAGTGCTTTTAAATGAAAGAACGAACCTTAACCAAAAGCATTAAAAAGCCCGATGCAAACCGATTTCACGTTCACTACCGCCCTCGGGCCATAAACCAAGTTACGAGTGTGCAGTTGTAACAACCTGAAGTGATTATTAAAGTAGTAGCGAAGTAGTCTCACCCATGCCTGCCCAGATGCGTTGAGAACGTGAGGATTGTGTCGTGCTCTGCAGCTGCCCACCGCTGATATGCGCCGCCAATTCGGTTATCAATCCAGCTCACTCCGACAACGGACAGAGCCATCGGCGATTGTGACAACAATCTTAAAGCGACAATGCCGCCTTTCAACGAGCTCCAAAGGCAGGGGGGTGGTGTTAATCACGAAGAGGCCGATTTGGTCACAGATTGCGTTATTTTCGCGAAGACGCTTAGTGCGCCCAAAGTCTCGACTTGCACCCCATGAAAATGGGAACGTTGTTTCCTTTAATATGACATGATTATCTCAAAGGCTTGCCGTCACATTAAATCACTTTTTACCATGGATTAGAAACGGATTTGACCTATTTCGATGTTCCGGATTGAATGACATCCACATTATGAAAAAGACTTTGAGTCAATTCTTTTATATTTgaagcaatttatttcattcatttccgtGGACCCAtattttgtgcgtgcgtgtgtgtgcgcgcgcaggcGTGTACATAAGTGtgtacactgtgtgtgtgtgtgtgtgtgtgtatatatatatatatatatatatatatatatatatatatatatatatatatatatatacacatatgtatgtgtgtgtgtgtgtgtgtgtgtgggcatgtgTGTGCACCGCATGCACTAGGTCACTGGTGGCCAACacgcggctcccgggctttcaaatgacaagcgtcgaaaacgcctcgtcggtggcgctgccattcaaactgCGCCAAATACACAGAACTGACttcgtcagcctatcatcaatcctgttacttgattgacatgccCCAACCATTCAGATGAGAACTGAATCactgctcatgcgcaaacaacaatGCTCAGCGCTCAACGCTAAggtagtcagcgaattacctcagaTTTTAAAGCAgtggtgcccaatacgtcaatcgcgatcgaccgagagccagcggactggtcccaagtcgagcgCGAGCGttaggaggaggaaatgggggcgAAAAATaaactgtgtctgtgtgtttcaaTTTCGTTCAAGTTCGTCCACGTTTCGGATGTTGCTCATCTCAGCGTGTGTGCGTGGTTAGGCGCCTGCATGTGTGCATGCAGGCATGTGCATGATCGGGTCAATTGAGGGAGGTTTGtagcttcaaaagtcgatctttggtcaaaTACCGATTTAGTAAGTAACCACTgcagctcgtgtgtgtgtgtgtgtaggtgtgtgcgcgtgtgtgagatgtggctctttgcagtaacacagtaaaaaaattggctcttcgtctctgattggttggccacccctgcactagGTAAACCCCCAAGGAGCACATGAGGAGTCCAGGGgccgttctaaaaatagctcagcaGTAATGAGAATTTGTGATTTTCTCATAATGTTGCAAAACTTatcatttgtttaattttaaaaaatgctccacacacacacacataaaaaaataaaaataaataaattctcgtctcacccctcgggtggtgtacgtccctcattcagctcgggtcctctgccagaggccaggaagcttgagggttctgcgcagtatccttgctgttctcagcactgcacatttctggactgagatgtccgatgttgttcccgggatctgttgcaaccactcatctagtttgggggtcactgccccgagtgctccgaccaccacaggcacgactgtcacctctaccttccaggctctctccagctcctctctgagcccttggtatttctcgagtttctcatgttccttcttcctgatgtttccatcacttgggaccgctacatccactacaacggctttcctctgccctttatctatgatcacgatatctggttggttcgccattaccatcttgtcagtctggatctggaagtcccacaggatcttcactctgtcattctccaccaccttcggaggtgtttcccattttgaccttggggtttccagtccataatccgcacagatgtttcggtaaactatgccagccacctggttatggtgttccatgtaggctttccctgccagcatcttacaccctgcagttatgtgttggatcgtctcaggtgcctctttgcacaacctacaccttgggtcttgtctggtgtggtatatctgcgcctcgatggctctggtgctcaaggcctgctcctgagcagccaggatgagtgcctctgtgctgtccttcaggccagccctctctaaacTGTTCAACTGTTTAATTATTGTGTAAAATCATCAACTAAGAAgtctcaaaaaggttggtgaaccCGAGTCTCAAACCTAAACCACCACTGCTAGGTAATTCCTTGACCTTGCGTCAATAAATGTGCTGCTCTCTGCTCCCGCAACTGAGTAGAAGGTATAAATTATATACCTATCTCTAAAGTTTATTTATACATATTACATGTATTCCTTTTTTTCACAACTGCTTCCACAAATGTCCCTCCTGACTTTTATAAATAGCTGGTGTTGGAGTTATGGGTTCATGGGGGATTGGCATAGTAACAACACAGTTTACCACAATGTACTAGTTTGGCTCATTTGTAAACTGATGTTTTCAAGGCGTATATGCCATGTCATTGagcaacagaaacaaaaaaacttggCGGTGTTTCCCCATCTCCCTTTGACGATTATGCTGCCTTGTGTGGCCGCACATTTGTACATGCCAGAAATCGCCTCCATTCACCACAAAAGAATAAGACTCTATGATGAATTGTGTCTTCGACTCATATTTAGTCTTGTCAAACCTCTGCCGTGGTCTTTTGTGTTTCTTGACAAAATTTGATTATAATAGAGCACTGAAGTGTGTCTTCCCTCATATTTCGTCTAGCATGTGTAAGATTCTCGTGCCCGCAGTAAACCAGGTGCGTCCGTGGAAGCACCTGTTAGCCTTGATACACTGCTTACTGGAGACTTTTTGAGATGGGTTGATACAAGCTAAGAATCGGTTTAGGAAAAACGAAAGTCGCACCATAAGTTTCTGTACCGCCTTTCTGACGATATAAATATGTTGTGAATCCCTTGTTTCTTTTCACTCGTGATccgcagccattgtctgtaaacCGCGGGTGCCCGGAATATTCTGCAAATAAAACCTTCAAAGGTACTGTTCATCGTCTCCTGCCTGTGTTTGGATAactaacatcatcatcatccgaaATTAAGGAAAACGCGGAAGAAAGTAGGCCACTTTCCCCCAGCAAAAGACTTTAGCTACAATGTAAATTCCAGGCAAGCTAACAGTAAGCCAAACTTCATCTTGTTCTTCAACCGTTactctttcttttactttataTTTCCCAGCTGGTTCATCTACATTTCTCCTTAGAAGCTTTCATAAGTAAAAATGTGTCACTTCCAATAATCCAAATCCTACTGTGTGAGATATCATTGCACATACTGCATGATGCCTCTTTAGATAATTATTTGCATTACCACAGAAATGTTCTCTGAAtacaaaagcagaaaaaagaaagtgtTGATCATTTTCATTGCTGTATGTACCAGAAATAATCCTACGAATTGGGTTGGAGCCAAACCATCTTTCCATGCAGTATCACCAGCCACGATCAGAAGTTCTCTTCAATAAAAATGGATGTGCTCCTCTTGAGTGTGCATTTTGGGAACAGGGCTGCATGCAGCATCATTGATCTCAGGTGAGCCTCATGGAGAGGAGCAGAGTGTGTGCTCCCATTCAGCTCAACCcccttggacaaaaaaaacaaacaaataaatgatgagACTGAGCTGAATTACGACCACAAGGTGGCAGCTTTCCTCTGCCACAACGTCTTCCAAATCTCAGCACATACACTTATCCTTTGCATCTCTTTAACATTTCATAATCCGGTCGTGAAAAATGTTAGCTGTTATCAGCAAGCGCAAGATTTATTTTCCTAAACGTGTTTTAATTTATATCCCACATGAGTACATTTAATAGAATATATTATATTACAAATGGTGGATGTGTGACGTTGTCATGGAGCTTTTTATTTCCTCTCCAAATTAATCTACTTACTCTCATACTATAGTCCCATTAGAtaatttattttggagtcagcagCCACAAAATCCTCAGAGAGACTGCCATGTTATACAAGGCTTGCTCTCCTCTAACCAGGCTGTTACATCATGTTTTACTACCtctcatttgggattttttcccccatccacTCCTTTTCCTCCTCATGGGTGAGAAGTTATTACTGCTGCCTCAAATTGAAATTAGTTATTTTGTTTGCAAGACTGCGCAAACACGACCATACTAATGATTATGAAACTGCATAGATGGCATACAGTGGttttaaaaagtctacacacgccTATTCAGTGCAAGGTTTTGCGATATAAAAGACGAGATGATATCTTTTCAAAACTCTGATCATTAACCTGCACAACtaaaatgatgtaaaaaaatatttttgagaaagaTACACCTGCTGCTATGTAAAGAAGATTTTTTtcgtttgcttgtttgtttgctcccCTGAAGTTTTTGTGCGCTGATTGCTattttggaactgttcataattcccttcACCTTGTCTAGTGCCCCAGTTCTAGCAAAGAAAAGCTGACATTAAGTATGATGCTGCCACCGTCACGCTTTACTGTCAGTACACTCGAAAAGCAGTTGGGTCACAAATAACCCAATTTGGCTCAATTTGGTTGACCCAATTTCCTGGATTGTTTTGCGGAAAACCCATCAGAAAGGTGTACTCTAGAAacagttgggtcaaaaataacccaaattgtGTTGAGAAGGGACTGACACACCTTTTTGAGTTATTCATTTACTTTTGGGTTCTAAATAACTTACCTCAAAAGTTGAGTCAGACCAGTTTTGAGTCAGTTTGCGTTATTTTTGACCCGACTGTGTCCAGAGTACTTCTTAGATTGATaccttgtgctttttttaaccAGTGTATTTTCTTTGCCTCCAAACAATGAGCACGTTAAGTTGGAGTCATATGCAGCTTTGGGTTGCCATTCAACTCTGTGGGAGAGAAGCATAGACATTACCTTGTACTTTCCCTCTGCTGCGGTCATCTCGGGGCTTCCTCTCTGGCAACTTTCACTACCTCCATACAGAAGGAACATTGCACCTCCTTTATGTGTCTAACTACTTTACTCACCGACTTGATAAGAGCCAATCACATCAGCAGTCCATTACCTAGTTTAAAGTGTGTGCGTGaatgggtatgtgtgtgtgtggggggggcagggggttcaAACGGAGTACTGTGGCACCCGAGTAGGCAGGCGTCAGGAAGTGCTCTTCGAGAGCCTTgcctttttatgttgtttttgtattgtttttgtcttttgttatgTCACCTGGTGTTTGCTGTTTCGTCGTGTGGAgctgatgtggactgttttcggCGTTTTTTGACTacaacatttgtcaaaggagaagaatctgtgcttggtggttgcgccttctcggcagcacgcctgtagcAGCACAGATTtttattgggaggaatgtcggcgccattgactatCGGTGCCggacagcatttttcacagccccgttttgttcagtggagatgtctcTCCTCTTTCGCCTCAAACTGCTTTCAACAACAAGCgtgtgagggaaaagtggttaggactgcatgactgtccgtgttttatgttacgtgttgtgtttgctattttactttatgttaagcgctttgttacagctgcagcggttgtgaaagtgctagaTAAATCAGGATGCATTGTATACATTCCCTTTGGCTAAGGATATTATGAGGGTTTTAGTGATACCTTGCTGTGATGTCCTCAATTTTCTGGTAACTGTAGCAATTCAGGAACATCAAgtgcttatttttattattatttctttcttaGAGCCACTCACAGAGCTACTCATTGCAAAAGATAGTTGAGCATTGAACTCTATTTAGGAGGACCATGGCTTATCCCTCCAGTGTGCCCTCGCAGGTACTGCTTTATGTCCTTGATATTttgactccattttttttgtccctggAAATGTATTCAAGTAATTACCTTGGAATCCGATAAATAGACCTGCGGGGTATATAATTGTTGATTGTACATCATGTAGAGTCAGAACATCTCAAACTTTCTACAGCTAAAGTCCCAGATTAGTAATTACTAACCTTCTTTggggaccattaaaaaaaagaagatattttcattgttttcttgTTATGCTAGCAATAGTTTTTGGACCCGTGGCGAGTCCAATGTCAGACCTtgtacagacaaacaacctttcaTATCTACGGGTGAGTTTTGATGTTAAGCTGTGAGGAAGACATGCTACTTACAAACTCATTTCAACAATTACAGTTCTTTGAACGATCTTCTTCTACATTATGCAAACCTTATCAACATACACATCATTCTCGGAAAAACCTTCAGATGtcagtttttgtgctttttttccagagagaagaaaaaaaaatgctcatcagACAATTTTGTTACCAGGATTCTAAAACGTCTAACATATACCTTTAAATGTTCATATTCAGTTGTCactgtatgttttgtgtgtCATATTTTACAATGTTTCAGTGGTCATATCCCGAACATGATAAATCCGCACAAAAACATGCGCCTTCATTGGTTGGACATAGTCGAGGAGAATGCTGAGATTCTCATCTGAGTAAAAAGTCCAGAAAGTAGTGTTTGCACTTGGACACTGGACAGCCATAATGTCGGTAGCAATAGAAATCATTTCTATTGTTCATCCCTTCACTCGATCCTAACATGCACCTACTGTACCTATTTGGGAAAGGTCGATGtcgttttaaaaatgtcaatgttttatAGCTATGGTTCCCAACCATGAGCGAGAGATAATCAGGCGCGTTGTGGGAAATTGACTTTATTATTTACTGACTACAACtttgtctttgtccgtctctttATGCCATTtacgtatagtgacaggcagaacaattaaatgctctgaGCACTAGCTTTGTTGATGGCAGAAAGCGCATACTATAATTAACCCGTGTATGtactttttctgccatttttgtcGGTGACTTGATTTCAGGGCGTGCCCCGAGATGTTTTTCCAACAtgaaaatgtgccttggctcaatcaaGGTTGGTAAACACCGCTTTATAGTAAAAGACTTTTGCAGTTTCACTGTTGACAAACGTTGTCAGAAAattcaacaaattaaaaaaatatgtattaaaaTAAGAGAAGCCTTTGAGAAACATTTATCTCGCATGCAGGCTTAGTTCTTTCCTGGCAGCGTGCAAGTGAAGATAACACGGGTTACTTGCTTTATTCTGACTTTCATTTAAGGCGTATTTGTCTTCGCGTGCCTTCTTATTATTCTCATCAAAG
This window of the Hippocampus zosterae strain Florida chromosome 1, ASM2543408v3, whole genome shotgun sequence genome carries:
- the LOC127607545 gene encoding LOW QUALITY PROTEIN: myelin proteolipid protein-like (The sequence of the model RefSeq protein was modified relative to this genomic sequence to represent the inferred CDS: inserted 2 bases in 2 codons) — encoded protein: MALSVVGVSWIDNRIGGAYQRWXSCRARHNPXRSQRIWAGMGCFECCMRCLGGIPYCSLVATLLCFSGIALFCGCGHQALTETERLIETYFARNMQDYITLAYIIQYFQYVIYGLASFFFLYCIMLLAEGFYTTSVANQTFGEFRSTMCGRCLSSTFIVMTYVLSLLWLLVFALSTLPVYFFYNMGATCRTIDILTETPASINQLCVDARQYGLLPWNAVPGKACGITLSTVCKTREYRITYDLYIAAFVGAGITLMALVHSSVQLAMNQENLGRLRRRAEKGGYDLYSQLLRDRGGTLCSPYPANLSHRS